The Pseudomonas allokribbensis genome has a window encoding:
- a CDS encoding MazG-like family protein: MNLVELTERLHAIRDRNDWRQFHSPKNLAMAASVEMSELVEIFQWLTEDQSRELPADKLAHAGQEVGDIVLYLLLLCSELGLDMNEVVRSKLADSERRFN; encoded by the coding sequence ATGAACCTTGTTGAACTGACCGAACGCCTGCACGCCATTCGCGACCGCAATGACTGGCGGCAATTTCACAGCCCGAAAAACCTGGCCATGGCTGCCAGCGTGGAGATGTCTGAGCTGGTGGAAATCTTCCAGTGGCTGACCGAAGACCAGTCGCGCGAATTGCCCGCGGACAAACTGGCCCATGCCGGCCAGGAAGTCGGTGATATCGTCCTCTATCTGTTGCTGCTGTGCAGCGAACTGGGGCTGGACATGAATGAAGTGGTGCGCAGCAAGCTCGCCGACAGCGAACGGCGGTTCAACTGA
- a CDS encoding methyltransferase — translation MSDRHFDQLATRFAEKIYGGAKGAIRLAVLQADLAEALPDRPLRVLDIGGGLGHMSLWLAERGHDVTFTEPAEPMLEGARQRFAEAGQTATFIQAPWQELLGQLTEPYDVVICHAVLEWLAEPHAILPVLHQLTKPGGWLSLAFYNRDALVYRNLLKGHFKKMRKNDMAGEKQSLTPQQPLDPRELAAQLEGLWQVETQSGVRVFHDYMPVEFQARAELIDLLEMELAHRRHPSFAGLGRYLHWICRPI, via the coding sequence ATGAGCGACCGTCATTTCGATCAGTTGGCGACCCGTTTCGCCGAGAAAATCTACGGCGGTGCCAAAGGCGCGATCCGCCTCGCGGTGTTGCAGGCGGATCTTGCCGAAGCCCTGCCGGATCGCCCGTTGCGGGTGCTGGACATCGGCGGTGGTCTTGGCCACATGTCGCTGTGGCTGGCCGAGCGTGGGCACGACGTGACCTTCACCGAGCCGGCCGAGCCGATGCTCGAAGGCGCGCGTCAGCGTTTCGCCGAGGCCGGGCAGACCGCAACGTTCATTCAGGCGCCGTGGCAGGAGCTGCTCGGTCAACTCACCGAACCCTATGACGTGGTGATCTGCCACGCCGTGCTCGAATGGCTGGCCGAACCCCATGCGATCCTGCCGGTGCTGCATCAACTGACCAAGCCCGGCGGCTGGCTGTCGCTAGCGTTCTACAACCGTGATGCGCTGGTTTATCGCAACCTGCTCAAAGGCCATTTCAAGAAAATGCGCAAGAACGACATGGCCGGCGAGAAGCAGAGCCTGACCCCGCAGCAGCCGCTCGATCCACGGGAGCTGGCCGCGCAACTCGAAGGGTTGTGGCAGGTCGAAACTCAGAGCGGGGTGCGGGTTTTCCACGATTACATGCCGGTGGAATTCCAGGCCCGCGCCGAGTTGATCGATTTGCTCGAGATGGAGCTCGCCCACCGTCGTCACCCAAGCTTCGCCGGGCTTGGGCGTTACTTGCACTGGATCTGCCGGCCGATCTGA
- a CDS encoding DUF4136 domain-containing protein, which produces MKGHSGLLLICLGLAACQGSNPYVAQSRPLPPAPPQAATTFDRSAYPAPPRDYGRYRSWAWLNGRLPPGTAWADSAQVAEAVSNALDQRGLRPLHDNRPADLFVSANLSLETRLRQVQDDYGYGGYGGYDRYGRGYGMYNTVPIVRTYQEQVVVVRVDLFDAGSGQPVWSASAETGTQGNQSDRADAIREAVEKAMSAYPPS; this is translated from the coding sequence ATGAAAGGTCATTCAGGGTTACTGCTGATCTGTCTGGGGTTGGCCGCGTGTCAGGGCAGCAACCCCTATGTGGCGCAGTCGCGGCCATTGCCGCCGGCACCACCGCAAGCCGCGACCACTTTCGACCGCAGCGCTTATCCCGCGCCGCCACGGGATTACGGGCGCTACCGCAGTTGGGCGTGGCTCAATGGGCGCTTGCCTCCAGGCACCGCGTGGGCGGATTCGGCGCAAGTGGCCGAGGCGGTGAGCAATGCGCTGGACCAACGCGGCTTGCGCCCATTGCATGACAATCGCCCGGCCGACCTGTTTGTCAGTGCCAACCTGAGTCTGGAAACCCGCTTGCGTCAGGTCCAGGACGATTACGGGTACGGCGGATACGGTGGTTATGACCGTTACGGCCGAGGCTACGGGATGTACAACACAGTGCCGATCGTACGCACCTATCAGGAACAGGTCGTGGTGGTTCGAGTCGATCTGTTCGATGCCGGCAGCGGTCAGCCGGTGTGGAGTGCCAGTGCCGAAACCGGCACCCAGGGCAACCAGAGTGACCGGGCCGATGCGATCCGGGAGGCTGTCGAAAAGGCAATGTCGGCGTATCCTCCCAGTTAG
- a CDS encoding DUF4136 domain-containing protein produces the protein MFRRLALLAVAALLSACAANQVNHDFDASRDFAAYRSWSWKEPALQYRPDDPRIKSDLTEQRIRQSVADQLDQRGLRPAAAGSKGDLNVQTYLIVEDRQQQVTTNYGGGWGGPWNGYWGAPMYNETRNITYKVATIQVDLLDGKDGKLVWRGSDEQMLSRTPNPADRSNAIRETVTRILSNYPPR, from the coding sequence ATGTTCCGCCGTCTCGCTTTACTGGCCGTGGCCGCGCTGCTCAGTGCGTGCGCCGCGAACCAGGTCAATCATGACTTCGACGCCAGCCGCGACTTTGCCGCCTACCGCAGCTGGAGCTGGAAAGAACCCGCCCTGCAATACCGTCCCGACGACCCACGGATCAAGAGCGACCTGACCGAACAGCGCATCCGCCAGTCTGTCGCCGATCAACTTGACCAGCGCGGCCTGCGTCCGGCCGCTGCGGGCAGCAAAGGTGACTTGAATGTGCAGACTTACCTGATCGTCGAGGATCGCCAGCAGCAGGTGACCACCAACTACGGCGGCGGTTGGGGTGGTCCGTGGAACGGTTACTGGGGCGCACCGATGTACAACGAAACCCGCAACATCACCTACAAGGTGGCGACCATTCAGGTTGATCTGCTCGACGGCAAGGACGGCAAACTGGTGTGGCGCGGCAGCGATGAACAGATGCTCAGTCGCACGCCGAACCCGGCGGATCGCAGCAACGCCATTCGGGAGACCGTGACGCGAATCCTGTCGAACTACCCACCGCGCTAA
- a CDS encoding pilus assembly protein TadG-related protein, protein MSRHSQCGGPARQRGAIGLMAAATLSLALILMLLVVDTGRLYMEQRKLQRLVDTAALEAVSRGGNCLPGLTAASYAGQSATRNGFTADANNVIVVDCGTLVTAASGLRTFTVDATQSAAVKVAVNHTVTTSFAGGVQALFSSTPVSLNTVLYASAVAALPKPTVAQLNIRSNLASINTAQSNILNPLFSGLLGGNVNLTALGWNGLLNTDINLLSYLNQLAINLNVAAGNYTQLLNTQATVTQLIQAAVSVVQLNGATADVITALGQLQVAATNAAPVKLGDILQLQTGTTAAGLDANLQLLQLVQGVIQLANSKSAVAATLPISVLGLANVTVRVKVIEPPQFSAIGDPALAKANPTGPNRIYVRTAQIRTMLSVNLPVLSGVAGLSNAVLGLVGTLSTTINQLLTLNLVSLVNSLVCLSCERMDPLLLPSPEIDISLDAGGAISYVTDYSCPTDNSGTKSLTAHTITSVADLKLGKIDPTNAFSSSAEPTVTPLPLVDLGIVTCHTILGIGGCDPSTHVQYAAGGIAIMVNTSVVQNTQDLVFSSGTPFATPPNLKLPPSVISAAPSSNIVNSLASTLAGINLIVYQPVGSNPLGAVVAGVAGLISSVTAILQPLITNLVSPLLDPLLNNLLNGLGINLMDVDVGANMTCGQTGKAYLVI, encoded by the coding sequence ATGTCGCGTCATTCACAGTGTGGCGGCCCGGCCCGGCAGCGGGGGGCCATCGGCTTGATGGCGGCTGCCACCCTCAGCCTGGCGCTGATATTGATGCTGCTGGTGGTGGACACCGGCCGGTTGTACATGGAGCAGCGCAAACTGCAGCGACTGGTGGATACCGCCGCCCTGGAAGCCGTCAGCCGTGGCGGCAATTGCCTGCCGGGCCTCACCGCCGCCAGTTACGCCGGGCAAAGTGCGACCCGCAACGGGTTTACCGCCGATGCCAACAACGTCATCGTGGTCGATTGCGGAACGCTGGTGACCGCTGCCAGCGGCCTGCGCACCTTTACGGTGGATGCCACGCAATCGGCGGCGGTCAAGGTCGCGGTCAACCACACCGTGACCACCAGTTTTGCCGGGGGCGTGCAGGCGCTGTTCAGTAGCACGCCGGTCAGTCTCAACACTGTGCTCTACGCCTCGGCGGTGGCCGCCCTGCCAAAGCCGACCGTCGCCCAACTGAATATCCGCAGTAACCTGGCCAGCATCAACACCGCCCAGTCGAACATCCTCAACCCGCTGTTTTCCGGATTGCTCGGCGGCAACGTCAACCTGACGGCCCTGGGCTGGAACGGCTTGCTCAACACCGACATCAACCTGCTCAGCTACCTGAATCAACTGGCGATCAACCTCAACGTGGCCGCTGGCAACTACACCCAGTTGCTCAATACCCAGGCCACGGTGACGCAACTGATTCAGGCCGCTGTCTCGGTGGTGCAACTCAATGGCGCGACAGCCGACGTGATCACTGCGTTGGGCCAGCTGCAAGTGGCGGCGACCAATGCTGCGCCGGTAAAGCTCGGTGACATCCTGCAACTGCAGACCGGCACCACGGCGGCCGGACTCGACGCCAATCTGCAATTGCTGCAACTGGTCCAGGGGGTGATTCAGTTGGCCAACAGCAAAAGTGCGGTGGCCGCGACCTTGCCGATCAGTGTGCTGGGGCTGGCGAATGTCACGGTGCGGGTCAAGGTCATCGAGCCGCCGCAGTTCTCTGCGATTGGTGATCCGGCGTTGGCCAAGGCCAATCCCACCGGGCCGAACCGGATTTATGTGCGCACGGCGCAGATCCGCACGATGCTTTCAGTGAATCTGCCGGTGTTATCCGGGGTGGCCGGGCTGAGCAACGCGGTATTGGGGCTGGTCGGCACGCTGTCCACGACCATCAATCAGTTGTTGACCCTGAATCTGGTCTCGTTGGTGAACTCACTCGTCTGTCTCAGTTGCGAGCGAATGGACCCGTTGTTGTTGCCATCACCGGAAATCGACATCAGCCTGGATGCCGGCGGCGCCATCAGCTACGTCACCGACTACAGCTGCCCGACCGACAATAGCGGCACCAAAAGCCTGACGGCCCACACCATCACGTCGGTTGCCGACCTCAAACTGGGCAAGATCGACCCGACCAACGCGTTTTCATCCTCTGCCGAACCCACGGTCACCCCGTTGCCCCTGGTGGACCTGGGTATTGTGACCTGCCATACGATTTTGGGCATTGGTGGCTGCGATCCGAGCACCCACGTTCAATACGCCGCCGGCGGCATTGCGATCATGGTCAACACCAGTGTGGTGCAGAATACTCAGGACCTGGTGTTTTCCAGCGGCACGCCGTTCGCCACGCCGCCAAACCTGAAACTGCCGCCGAGCGTGATTTCCGCTGCGCCCTCCAGCAACATCGTCAACAGCCTGGCGAGCACCCTCGCCGGGATCAATCTGATTGTCTACCAACCGGTCGGCAGCAATCCCCTTGGCGCCGTTGTCGCTGGCGTGGCGGGTCTCATCAGCAGCGTCACGGCGATCCTGCAGCCGCTCATTACCAACCTCGTGAGTCCGCTGCTCGACCCGCTGCTCAACAATTTGCTCAACGGGCTGGGGATCAATCTGATGGATGTCGACGTCGGCGCCAACATGACCTGCGGCCAGACCGGCAAGGCGTATCTGGTGATCTAG
- a CDS encoding PAS domain-containing sensor histidine kinase: protein MTPGDNLLGRLMKRGMLANDLPDVLGSPLTGLHIHLDSEGGVLQMAGPLRLLLAQQTPRDKPLPLHDYLLPHSTLAIEGRPLDWQGQLLDLDFPGLSDQTLHLRGWVQPLGSGWLLQLMDIADLLLERQQSRQREACHLIAEQISKQLRSCSLGRLPMLVSEQLQVIAQRWQIPCLALALLDEQEQGWLIHQQFHAHDAPALWHDGQRLGTPLDSLNGTGPQRLGAHYGQYEHSRVQGLFGNAEGFAVPYSDDRGVMAWLLCGFYAVDKTAPYLTDRDWLMLAGALAGPLLGRLREQQHQLQLERLESLQTLLGTGWWEIDNGEQIHLAPTLATLLQQDRLTLTLENWLMLIHPADREEVRSRLQALQLHGEILDLCVRLHHPDAGQMPAWYRLQGQVTGTGDHRRLVGFMLDISDIKNQQQLAAAAHARLDNLIASSPAVIYVQHYVEGALLPAFFSASLQPLMGWSLEDCDAGALAERIHPDDRTLYFERTRQLLREGSVRARYRLRDSRGDYHWLLDEARLLRNDLGLPVEAVGLWLDVTEATLAAEQVRQSEERYRILVEDSPAMICRYRPDLILTFGNRPLATYLECAPEALAGVDLGSWMSDVQRAAFVERLALLTPQSPVSTAEINLQLPGREHAWWVWSDRGVFDEHGKLIEVQAVGRDNTEVRRSQQQLTQSAKMATLGEMATGLAHEINQPLNVMRMAIVNVQKRLSNGDVQIDYLTDKLNRIDAQVQRAAKVVDHMRVFGRRSEIEQQLFNPASAIEGTLSLLAEGMRGKGVDLRISETAFEVQVRGYVDQLEQVLINLMVNARDALLGKRESDSAFKPWISIYAERDEQKVRLWVEDNGGGIDPRLLERIFEPFFTTKPVGVGTGLGLSVSYGIIDNMGGHLSVRNSVDGARFCIELPIAPDD from the coding sequence TTGACCCCGGGTGACAACCTGCTCGGCCGCCTGATGAAGCGGGGCATGCTCGCCAACGATTTGCCGGACGTGCTCGGTTCGCCTTTGACGGGCCTGCATATCCACCTCGACAGCGAAGGCGGCGTGTTGCAAATGGCCGGCCCGCTGCGCCTGCTGCTGGCGCAACAGACGCCCCGTGACAAACCGTTGCCGTTGCACGACTACCTGCTGCCTCACAGCACGCTGGCCATCGAGGGCCGGCCGCTGGACTGGCAAGGGCAACTGCTGGATCTGGATTTCCCAGGCCTGAGCGACCAGACCTTGCACCTTCGGGGTTGGGTCCAGCCGCTGGGCAGTGGCTGGCTGCTGCAACTGATGGACATTGCCGACCTGTTGCTCGAACGCCAGCAATCACGTCAGCGCGAAGCGTGCCATCTGATCGCCGAGCAGATCAGCAAACAGTTGCGCAGCTGCAGCCTGGGACGATTGCCGATGCTTGTCAGCGAACAATTGCAAGTGATCGCCCAGCGCTGGCAGATCCCGTGCCTGGCACTCGCGCTGCTCGATGAACAGGAACAGGGCTGGCTGATCCACCAGCAATTCCACGCCCATGACGCACCGGCGCTGTGGCATGACGGCCAGCGTCTGGGCACGCCGCTCGATAGCCTCAATGGCACCGGCCCGCAGCGCCTGGGTGCACATTACGGCCAGTATGAACACTCACGGGTCCAGGGCCTGTTCGGCAATGCCGAAGGTTTCGCCGTGCCTTACAGCGATGACCGAGGCGTGATGGCGTGGTTGCTCTGCGGCTTTTATGCGGTGGACAAGACCGCGCCGTATCTGACCGATCGCGACTGGCTGATGCTGGCCGGCGCACTGGCGGGGCCGCTGCTCGGGCGCCTGCGTGAACAGCAGCATCAGCTGCAACTGGAGCGATTGGAATCCTTGCAGACATTGCTCGGCACCGGCTGGTGGGAAATCGACAATGGCGAACAAATTCACCTGGCTCCGACGCTGGCCACCCTCCTGCAACAGGACAGGCTGACACTGACGCTGGAAAACTGGCTGATGCTGATCCATCCCGCTGACCGCGAAGAAGTCCGCAGCCGCCTGCAAGCCCTGCAACTGCACGGGGAAATCCTCGACCTGTGCGTGCGTTTGCATCATCCCGACGCCGGTCAGATGCCGGCATGGTATCGCCTTCAGGGACAAGTCACCGGCACCGGCGATCACCGCCGGCTGGTGGGTTTCATGCTCGACATCAGCGACATCAAGAACCAGCAGCAACTGGCCGCTGCAGCCCATGCGCGGCTGGACAACCTGATCGCCAGTTCGCCGGCGGTCATTTACGTCCAGCACTACGTCGAAGGGGCCTTGCTGCCAGCGTTCTTCAGCGCCAGTCTGCAACCGTTAATGGGCTGGAGCCTGGAAGACTGCGACGCCGGTGCGCTGGCAGAGCGGATTCATCCGGATGACCGGACCCTGTATTTCGAACGAACCCGACAACTGCTGCGCGAAGGCTCGGTACGCGCCCGTTATCGGTTGCGCGACAGTCGCGGCGATTATCACTGGTTGCTCGACGAAGCCCGGCTATTGCGCAATGACCTCGGCCTGCCGGTGGAGGCCGTCGGTTTGTGGCTGGACGTCACCGAAGCGACGCTGGCCGCCGAACAGGTCAGACAGAGTGAAGAACGCTACCGGATTCTGGTGGAAGACTCTCCGGCGATGATCTGCCGCTATCGCCCGGACCTCATTCTGACGTTCGGCAACCGGCCGCTGGCGACGTATCTGGAATGCGCCCCGGAAGCCCTGGCGGGCGTCGATCTGGGCAGCTGGATGTCCGACGTTCAGCGCGCCGCCTTCGTTGAGCGCCTGGCGTTGCTGACCCCGCAATCACCCGTCAGCACCGCGGAAATCAACCTGCAACTGCCGGGGCGCGAACATGCGTGGTGGGTGTGGTCGGATCGCGGGGTGTTCGATGAGCACGGAAAACTGATCGAAGTGCAGGCGGTGGGCCGCGACAACACCGAAGTGCGCCGCTCCCAACAACAACTCACGCAAAGCGCGAAAATGGCCACCCTCGGCGAAATGGCCACAGGTCTCGCCCACGAAATCAATCAGCCGCTGAACGTCATGCGCATGGCCATCGTCAACGTGCAGAAGCGCCTGAGCAACGGCGATGTGCAGATCGATTACCTGACCGACAAACTCAATCGCATCGACGCGCAGGTCCAGCGCGCCGCGAAGGTTGTGGACCACATGCGGGTGTTCGGCCGCCGTTCCGAGATCGAGCAACAATTGTTCAACCCGGCCAGCGCCATCGAAGGCACGCTGTCGCTGCTGGCCGAAGGCATGCGTGGCAAAGGCGTGGATTTGCGCATCAGTGAAACCGCGTTCGAGGTTCAGGTACGCGGTTATGTCGATCAGCTTGAGCAGGTATTGATCAACCTGATGGTCAACGCTCGGGATGCGTTGCTGGGCAAGCGTGAGTCCGATTCAGCGTTCAAACCGTGGATCTCGATCTATGCCGAGCGCGACGAGCAGAAAGTAAGACTGTGGGTCGAGGACAACGGCGGCGGTATCGACCCGCGACTGCTGGAGCGGATTTTCGAACCGTTCTTCACCACCAAACCGGTGGGTGTCGGCACCGGTCTGGGGTTGTCGGTGAGTTACGGGATCATCGACAACATGGGCGGTCATCTCAGTGTGCGCAACTCGGTGGACGGCGCGCGATTCTGTATCGAACTGCCGATCGCCCCCGACGACTAG
- a CDS encoding TadE/TadG family type IV pilus assembly protein, producing MKTGSRKAQKGAVAIEFALVFVIFFAVFYGLVSYSLPFVLMQTFNQVTAEAIRRAVAVDPTIPNYSTVLVSTANAALTQQLSVLPSSLNVVVGTDTSAVYDPTLGTLTVSVNYPVSKLNQVIPFLVLPGVGTVPSLPTNLTAISSLKF from the coding sequence ATGAAAACCGGCTCTCGGAAGGCGCAAAAAGGTGCGGTGGCGATCGAGTTCGCCCTGGTATTCGTGATCTTTTTTGCGGTGTTTTACGGCCTCGTCAGCTACAGCCTGCCGTTTGTGTTGATGCAGACGTTCAACCAGGTCACGGCCGAAGCGATACGCCGCGCCGTGGCGGTCGATCCCACGATCCCCAACTATTCGACCGTGCTGGTCAGTACCGCCAATGCTGCGTTGACCCAGCAATTGTCGGTGCTGCCGTCGTCACTGAATGTGGTGGTCGGCACTGATACGTCAGCGGTCTATGACCCGACACTTGGCACCCTCACCGTCAGCGTCAATTACCCGGTCAGCAAACTGAATCAGGTCATCCCGTTTCTGGTGTTGCCGGGCGTCGGCACTGTGCCCAGCCTGCCCACCAACCTGACCGCCATCTCGAGCCTGAAATTTTGA
- a CDS encoding A24 family peptidase produces MQSLVLLIWLAVCAAQDARQRRIANALTLGVGTLALVYLVYFGTTWMGAEAGQGGWACLVALAFTLPGYFMGRMGAGDVKLMTALGLATDGTSLLGIFIGAGAASLIWILLAPRVWLHMSQGLRHRLRYMAPSMSKKLPFAPFVLIGFLLALPWIH; encoded by the coding sequence ATGCAAAGTCTTGTCCTATTGATCTGGCTGGCGGTCTGCGCGGCACAGGATGCCCGGCAACGACGGATTGCCAATGCCCTGACCCTGGGTGTCGGCACCCTGGCGCTGGTTTATCTGGTGTATTTCGGCACCACCTGGATGGGCGCCGAAGCGGGGCAGGGCGGTTGGGCTTGCCTGGTGGCGCTGGCGTTCACGTTGCCCGGGTATTTCATGGGGCGAATGGGCGCCGGCGATGTGAAATTAATGACAGCTCTTGGCCTTGCGACGGACGGCACGTCGCTGCTCGGGATTTTTATCGGTGCCGGCGCGGCGAGCCTGATCTGGATTCTGCTGGCGCCAAGAGTCTGGCTGCATATGAGTCAAGGGCTTAGGCATCGTCTTCGATATATGGCGCCATCGATGTCAAAAAAGCTGCCATTTGCGCCGTTCGTGCTGATCGGGTTTTTACTTGCACTACCCTGGATCCATTAG
- a CDS encoding response regulator transcription factor has protein sequence MNKLTSAVKVLVVDDQPLIVEELCEFLESSGYRCVPCESSKEAIERFTDDTAIGLVLCDLHMPDMDGIQLVQELQRLAGKHRAFEAIMLTGRADKQDVIKALRAGIADYYQKPVNLDELLEGLQRQEVVLQERQKTLQLGHLNQKLQDLSSSIDDLYQDLDKVRRGPAPVSNEVPSEADALEIPAIFNQLSPRQLDVARLVGKGQTNYQIACELGITENTVKLYVSQVLRLTHMHNRTQLALALSPGNSGLRQRVTAH, from the coding sequence GTGAACAAGCTTACATCTGCGGTAAAAGTCCTCGTTGTCGATGATCAGCCTCTGATCGTCGAAGAACTCTGTGAATTTCTCGAGAGCAGCGGCTACCGCTGTGTTCCGTGCGAGTCCAGCAAAGAGGCCATCGAGCGTTTTACTGACGACACCGCGATCGGCCTGGTGCTGTGCGACCTGCACATGCCGGACATGGACGGCATTCAGCTGGTGCAGGAACTGCAACGGCTGGCCGGCAAACACCGGGCGTTCGAAGCGATCATGCTCACCGGCCGCGCCGACAAGCAGGACGTGATCAAGGCGTTGCGCGCCGGGATTGCCGACTACTACCAGAAACCGGTCAATCTGGACGAGTTGCTGGAGGGCTTGCAGCGTCAGGAGGTGGTGCTGCAGGAACGGCAGAAAACCCTGCAACTGGGGCATCTGAATCAGAAGCTTCAGGACCTGTCGTCGTCCATCGATGATCTTTATCAGGATCTGGACAAGGTTCGTCGCGGCCCTGCGCCCGTCAGTAACGAGGTGCCGAGCGAGGCCGATGCACTGGAGATCCCGGCGATCTTCAATCAGCTGTCGCCACGGCAACTGGACGTGGCACGCCTGGTGGGCAAGGGACAGACCAATTATCAGATCGCGTGCGAGTTGGGCATTACCGAGAACACCGTGAAGCTTTACGTTTCGCAGGTGTTGCGCCTGACCCACATGCACAACCGCACGCAGTTGGCGTTGGCGTTGTCGCCGGGTAACTCCGGTTTGCGTCAGCGAGTGACCGCACACTGA
- a CDS encoding response regulator: protein MTASSLPRQQLLLVDDEEDALLELAELLEGEGFVCHTATSVKLALHHLTRHPDIALVITDLRMPEESGMSLIKRLREHTSRQHLPVIVTSGHADMEDVSDMLRLQVLDLFRKPIYHVRLLETLDNLFPKPKVNAG from the coding sequence ATGACTGCTTCCTCACTGCCCCGCCAACAGTTGCTTCTGGTTGACGACGAAGAGGACGCGTTGCTGGAGCTGGCGGAGTTGCTGGAGGGTGAGGGCTTCGTCTGTCATACCGCGACCTCGGTGAAACTCGCCCTGCATCACCTGACCCGCCATCCCGATATCGCCCTGGTAATCACCGATCTGCGCATGCCGGAGGAAAGCGGCATGTCGTTGATCAAGCGCTTGCGCGAACACACCTCGCGCCAGCATCTGCCGGTGATCGTGACATCGGGACATGCAGACATGGAGGACGTGAGCGACATGCTGCGGTTGCAGGTGCTGGATCTGTTCCGCAAGCCGATCTATCACGTGCGTTTGCTGGAAACCCTCGACAACCTGTTTCCAAAACCGAAGGTGAATGCCGGGTAG
- a CDS encoding Flp family type IVb pilin: MLFEYLMMRARLLLTSTEAASAIEYAIVVAMVAVVVVVFVTPVGGKVFAIFNNILVALGGSSQTAPTQLP, encoded by the coding sequence ATGCTCTTTGAATACTTGATGATGCGTGCCCGGTTGCTTCTGACGAGTACCGAAGCCGCGTCGGCTATCGAATACGCGATTGTGGTGGCAATGGTCGCGGTGGTGGTCGTGGTGTTCGTGACGCCGGTTGGTGGCAAGGTGTTCGCGATCTTCAACAACATCCTCGTGGCCCTGGGCGGTTCGTCACAGACTGCGCCGACGCAGTTGCCCTGA
- a CDS encoding Flp family type IVb pilin, producing the protein MSLDYLAARVRLFLKSDEGASAIEYAIVVAMVAVVVVVFVSPMGTKVYNIFTTIMTSLNGTVPAKPTIP; encoded by the coding sequence ATGAGTCTCGACTATCTGGCGGCCAGGGTGCGGCTGTTCCTCAAGAGCGATGAAGGAGCATCGGCTATCGAGTACGCGATTGTGGTAGCCATGGTGGCGGTGGTGGTCGTGGTGTTCGTGTCCCCGATGGGCACCAAGGTCTACAACATCTTCACTACGATAATGACCTCGCTGAATGGTACGGTCCCGGCCAAACCTACCATCCCCTGA
- the cpaB gene encoding Flp pilus assembly protein CpaB codes for MNSRVTMGLAAVLLLGAIVVGYWGLVLSRQPAPVAEAPVPTVVTVEKTVAAAEDQTRQPVVVLVHDVPPFTPLTAADLAVEKLRSAPAGSLGTIEQAVGRTPWRHLSAGTWLNDESFEAGGTLARMIHREERALAVSVDEVIGAAGQLVPGDYVDVLLFLRQDASNPQQSAQIVVPAMRVLGVGEQYGLTNDGQPSAPALSADDKIKQDQRRIAARTVVLAVPEQLLSRMMLATQVGTLRLAVRSSEEQRLAKYWAGESQAPDKLVAANSQLFQFTQLALGTAPKAPPSGDHAGAIRPAVEVIRGNQINQQNP; via the coding sequence ATGAACAGTCGTGTCACCATGGGCCTTGCCGCCGTGCTTTTACTGGGGGCCATTGTTGTCGGATATTGGGGCCTGGTGCTCAGCCGGCAACCTGCTCCGGTTGCCGAGGCCCCCGTGCCGACGGTGGTCACCGTCGAAAAAACCGTCGCTGCCGCCGAAGACCAGACCCGCCAGCCAGTGGTGGTCCTGGTGCATGACGTCCCGCCGTTCACCCCCCTCACCGCCGCCGACCTGGCTGTTGAAAAACTGCGCAGTGCGCCTGCCGGCAGTCTCGGCACCATCGAGCAGGCTGTGGGCCGCACGCCGTGGCGCCACCTGAGTGCCGGGACCTGGCTCAACGATGAAAGCTTCGAGGCCGGCGGAACGCTGGCGCGCATGATCCACCGCGAAGAGCGCGCGCTGGCGGTGTCGGTCGATGAAGTCATCGGCGCGGCCGGGCAACTGGTTCCCGGGGATTACGTCGATGTGCTGCTGTTCCTGCGCCAGGACGCCAGCAACCCGCAGCAGTCGGCGCAGATTGTGGTGCCGGCCATGCGCGTGCTCGGTGTCGGCGAGCAGTATGGCCTGACCAATGACGGTCAACCGTCCGCCCCCGCGTTGAGTGCCGACGACAAGATCAAACAGGATCAGCGCCGGATCGCCGCGCGCACCGTGGTGCTGGCGGTGCCCGAACAATTGCTGAGTCGAATGATGCTCGCCACTCAGGTCGGGACATTGCGCCTGGCCGTGCGCAGCAGCGAAGAACAGCGCCTGGCCAAGTATTGGGCCGGCGAAAGCCAGGCACCGGACAAACTGGTTGCCGCCAACAGCCAACTCTTCCAGTTCACTCAGCTGGCGCTGGGGACTGCGCCGAAAGCGCCGCCGAGCGGCGACCACGCGGGTGCGATACGGCCTGCGGTGGAAGTGATTCGCGGCAATCAGATCAACCAACAAAATCCATGA